A window of Castanea sativa cultivar Marrone di Chiusa Pesio chromosome 1, ASM4071231v1 contains these coding sequences:
- the LOC142626433 gene encoding uncharacterized protein LOC142626433: MTNHLKDLQETFDTLRTYKMKLNPSKCAFGVTAGKFLGFIVSQRGIEVNPEKVKAIIELSPPKTAKEVQCLTGKIAALNRFVSRATDKCLPFFRTLKKSFEWTDECQKAFENLKTYLSAPPLLRPSVPGEELFLYLTVSTEAVSATLIREEGKVQKPVYFISRALRGAEERYPPMEKLAFALVTAARKLKPYFQAHTINVLTDKPLWRAMSNPESAGRMALWAIELKEQRAEKTPIWRIHTDGSSNKHDGGVGVVLYTPEGDKIECMIRLDFPTTNNEAEYEALVAGLELAIAAGARKAVVYSDSQIVTSQVNGNYDCKNERMRRYLGEVKGRTSDLQFTMIQIPREENQEADRLAKAASAEPMTVPEQVLSFVQISSLLDDISMQAVSDEECWTAPIMAYLKEGKLPDDKENARKLKVTAARFVLIKNVLYKRGFSRPYLRCLGREEADYVMREIHEGVCENNSGTRQPTEELTPITAPWPFAQWGLDIMGPFPTAIRNSKGASFRQREAIRQRRI, from the exons ATGACTAATCATCTAAAAGACCtccaagagacttttgatactcTTCggacgtacaaaatgaagctgaatccaagcaaatgcgcgtTCGGAGTAACTGcgggaaaatttttgggatttaTAGTGTCCCAGAGGGGCATCGAAGTCAACCCGGAGAAGGTAAAGGCGATTATAGAATTATCTCCTCCAAAGACGGCGAAAGAAGTGCAATGCTTAACAGGAAAGATAGCGGCCTTAAACAGGTTCGTGTCAagagcgacggacaaatgcctcccattcTTCCGAACGCTAAAGAAatcttttgagtggacggacgagtgtcaaaaggcatTCGAAAATTTAAAGACATATCTCTCTGCTCCGCCATTGCTTAGGCCATCAGTGCCAGGGGAAGAGTTGTTCCTGTACCTCACTGTCTCCACGGAAGCGGTTAGTGCAACTCTGatcagagaagaaggaaaggtgCAGAAGCCCGTGTACTTCATAAGCCGGGCATTAAGAGGAGCGGAAGAAAGATATCCGCCAATGGAAAAACTCGCATTTGCTCTAGTGACTGCGGCCCGAaaactcaagccatactttCAAGCGCACACCATAAACGTCCTGACAGATAAACCCCTATGGAGAGCAATGAGCAATCCCGAATCGGCTGGACGGATGGCCCTGTGGGCGATAGAACTGA AGGAGCAGAGGGCAGAAAAGACGCCCATTTGGAGAATTCACACGgacggatcttccaataagCACGATGGGGGTGTGGGAGTCGTACTctacaccccggaaggagacaagattgaatgcatgatccgtctggacttTCCTACTACTAACAATGAAGCAGAATACGAGGCCCTTGTTGCGGGACTGGAACTCGCAATAGCAGCAGGAGCAAGGAAGGCGGTCGTCTACTCGGATTCACAAATCGTGACTAGTCAAGTGAATGGGAATTATGATTGCAAGAATGAGAGGATGAGAAGGTACCTTGGGGAAGTAAAGGGTCGaacgagtgacctccaattcacgatgattcaaatcccaagagaGGAGAACCAGGAAGCTGACCGGCTAGCAAAAGCAGCTTCGGCCGAACCAATGACCGTCCCGGAACAGGTACTGTCCTTTGTCCAAATTTCATCGTTACTAGATGATATCAGCATGCAGGCTGTAAGCGATGAAGAGTGCTGGACGGCCCCAATCATGGCGTATCTCAAGGAGGGCAAGCTGCCTGATGACAAAGAGAACGcgaggaagttgaaggttacaGCAGCCCGATTTGTCTTAATCAAAAACGTCCTCTACAAacgaggattctcccgaccatatctaagatgtcTCGGTCGTgaagaagcagactacgtgatgagagAGATCCATGAAGGGGTTTGCGAAAACAATTCTGGGACAAG GCAGCCAACGGAAGAACTCACCCCTATTACAGCTCCATGGCCATTCgcgcaatggggattggatatcaTGGGCCCTTTCCCTACAGCG ATACGGAATTCCAAAGGTGCTAGTttcagacaacgggaagcaattcgacaacgacgcATTTAG
- the LOC142621742 gene encoding phosphatidylglycerophosphate phosphatase PTPMT2, which yields MKIEELDECENGADDGVSGRQIDIVRSVDAKRAIVGAGARILFYPTLLYNVLRNKIESEFRWWDQVDQFLLLGAVPFPKDVPRLKQLGVGGVITLNEPYETLVPTSLYLAHEIDHLVIPTRDYLFAPSFVDISQAVDFIHQNASSGRTTYVHCKAGRGRSTTIVLCYLVRYKHMTPIDALEYVRSRRPRVLLAPSQWKAVQEYSKRESSTIACSPSGDAVLITKADLEGYHGNYDGDTGKQLAMVPKAAKARPMIARLSCLFASLKVSGGCLPVSRRLPVAEARAC from the exons ATGAAGATCGAGGAATTAGACGAGTGTGAAAATGGAGCAGACGACGGCGTTTCGGGGAGGCAGATTGATATTGTGAGGAGCGTTGACGCCAAGAGAGCCATCGTCGGAGCCGGTGCTCGGATCCTCTTTTACCCTACCCTTTTGTATAATGTGCTTCGCAACAAGATCGAGTCCGAGTTCCGATGGTGGGACCAAGTTGACCAG TTCTTGCTGCTGGGTGCGGTTCCATTTCCCAAAGATGTTCCACGGTTGAAGCAGCTTGGTGTGGGTGGTGTCATTACTTTGAATGAACCTTATGAAACTTTGGTTCCCACATCCTTGTATCTT GCTCATGAGATTGACCACCTAGTAATTCCCACAAGAGATTATCTCTTTGCTCCTTCATTTGTGGATATTAGCCAAGCTGTGGACTTCATTCACC AGAATGCATCTTCTGGTCGAACTACATATGTTCACTGTAAAGCTGGGCGAGGAAGGAGTACAACCATTGTTCTTTGCTATTTG GTGAGGTACAAGCACATGACACCTATTGATGCCCTGGAATATGTGCGGTCTAGAAGACCTCGGGTGCTGCTAGCGCCCTCACAGTGGAAG GCTGTTCAAGAGTACAGCAAGCGCGAATCATCTACAATTGCATGCTCTCCTTCAGGGGATGCAGTTCTGATAACAAAAGCTGATCTTGAAGGGTATCACGGCAATTATGATGGTGATACTGGTAAGCAGCTGGCCATGGTCCCCAAAGCAGCAAAGGCTCGGCCAATGATAGCAAGGCTATCTTGTCTTTTTGCATCCTTGAAAGTTTCTGGTGGTTGTTTACCAGTCTCTAGGCGGCTGCCGGTTGCAGAGGCACGTGCTTGCTAA